The Choloepus didactylus isolate mChoDid1 chromosome 13, mChoDid1.pri, whole genome shotgun sequence genome contains a region encoding:
- the LOC119507731 gene encoding ADP-ribosylation factor-like protein 2-binding protein, with protein MSSTYYRHFMDKYYQVIEETEENKFTYMSIFNEYIFLVEKHVEEQLLEGIPGFNTAAFTTALQHHKDEVVGDIFDIAQTFTEFLAFKEMFRDYRAGKEGQGLDPSSDLVVTSLCKLSSKGCHRAQ; from the coding sequence ATGAGTTCCACTTATTACAGACATTTCATGGACAAGTACTACCAGGTcattgaagaaacagaagagaataAATTCACCTACATGTCCATTTTTAACGAATATATTTTCTTGGTAGAAAAGCATGTTGAGGAACAGCTGCTGGAGGGGATTCCTGGATTTAACACGGCGGCTTTCACAACAGCATTACAGCACCATAAAGATGAGGTAGTTGGTGACATATTTGACATAGCACAAACGTTTACAGAGTTCCTggcttttaaagaaatgtttcgGGACTACAGAGCAGGAAAAGAAGGCCAGGGCCTGGACCCAAGCAGTGATTTAGTGGTGACTTCATTGTGCAAATTATCCTCTAAGGGATGTCACCGAGCACAGTAG